GCCTGGACGAGCTGGACAACGACTTTTCCTCGTTCGGTTTCCGACAGCCCGGCCAGCCGCTGCGACAGTGTCGCCTCGGCCGATTCGGCCCGTCGTGCAGGCATCCGCACCAGGCCGCGCAGCAGGGCCGGCAACATGCCGGCCCGCGCCTGAGTCCGCAGGCCGCCCGCGTCCAGCCGGACCGGCGCCAGCAGCGCGGCATCCGACCCGATTGCCTGATCGAAGAGCTCCAGCCCGAGCTCGGCGGATAGCGCACGCACGCCCATACGCTCGAGCCGCGCCAGATCCGCATCGTCCAGCTCTTCGGCCATGCCCGCGGTGTCGTTCCACAGACCCCATGCGAGCGAGGTACCGACCAGCCCCTCGGCGCGCCGCCTCGCCGCGAGTGCGTCGAGAGCAGCGTTGGCCGCCGAGTAGTTCGCTTGACCGGGGCTGCCGATCAACGCCGCCACGGAGGAGAAGAGCACGAACGCCGACAGCTCCATCCCGGTGGTGAGCTCGTGCAGATGCCATGCCGCGTCCACCTTGGGCCGCATCACTCGCTCGATCTGCTCGGCGGTCAGCGACTCGATCACACCGTCGTCAAGCACACCAGCCGCATGCACAACCGCCGTGAGCGGCCGGTCCAAAGCAGCGAAGAGATCCGTCAGCTGGGCGCGATCGGACACATCGCACGCGGCGACCCGGGCCTGCGCACCGAGCTCTTCGAGCTCGGCGACCAGCTTGTCCGCGCCCTCGGCGGCCGCACCACGGCGGCTCACCAGCAGCAGGTGCTTCGCGCCGTGCCGCTCCGCCAGGTGCTTGGCGAACAGCCCGCCCAGACCGCCCGTACCGCCGGTGATCAACACCGCGCCGTCCGGATCCAGCGTGGGAGCCAACGCCGACACCGACGCAGGCGTCAATCGCGGAGCCAACAACTTCCCCTCACGCACGGCAAGTTGCGGTTCATCCACGTCGGCCAACGACGCCCAGTCGAACTCGCCGCCCTCGGCGACATCGACGACCAGGAAGCGGCCCGGGTGCTCGGACTGGGCAGTGTGCACCAGACCCCACACCGCGGCCTGCGCGAGGTCCGGCGCTTCGCCGCCCACCGCGACGGCGTTACGGGTCGCCACCACCAGCCGGGCGTCGGCAAGCGGCTCACTGGCCAGCCACCGCTGCACCAGCTCCAGCGCTCGACCTGCCGCCTGAGCGCTTTCAGCCGCCCCCGCCTCGGACTCGATCGCGGAGACCACCATCTGCGGCACCGCGGCGCCGCCCTCCACCGCCTCTTCCAACGCGCTCAGATCCACGTACCGCTCGCCCGGCCCCGCGACCGCGCCGAGCATCGCGACCCGCTCCGCTCCGCGCGAGCCGGCAGCAACCGCAGCCCAGTCGAGTCCGTACAACGAGCGCTGCCCACCGGACCGCGCGACCTCCAACTGCGCCTGCTCCACCGAACGGACAACGATCGACCGAACCGATATGACCGGAGCTCCGGACTCGTCGACGGCGTCAAGCCGGATCGAGGTGTCGCTGGTCGCGACCGCGCGGACGCGCAGCCGGGAGATGCCCCGGCGCTCGATCCGGACGCCTCCCCAGCTGAACGGCATCGGCTTGCCGTCGTCATCGCGGTTGACCACCAGGATGCCGCTGTGGAGCAACGCGTCGAACAGCGCCGGATGGATGCCGAAGCCGTCGACCGCGACATCCTCGAGGAATGTCACCTCCGCATAGGTCTGCCTACCGCTCTTCCAGGCCGTCCGCACGCCCTGGAAGACCGGGCCGTAGTCGTAGCCGAGATCGCCCAGGAAGGAATAGAGCGAGTCGATCGGCAACGGCTGCGCACCGACCGGCGGCCATTCGACCGGCCATGCGGCGGCGCCCTCGTCGGCGGCTGTGTCCGCATCGGCGGCGAGACGGCCACGCCCGTGGCACACCGCCTCCGCCTGCTCATCGTCCACACCGGCGTCCGCCCGCGTGTAGATCGCCACCTCCCGAAGACCGTCGTCGCCGAGCTCGCCGACGGTGACCTGCACCTGACGAACGACGCCGTCCTCCAGGAGCAGGGGGGCCTCCAGCACCAGCTCGTCGAGCACGGGGCAACCGACCTCGCGGCCCGCCGTCACCGCCATCTCCACCAATGCCGTGCCCGGCACGACGATGTTGCCGAGGAGTACGTGCTCGCTGACCCAGGGCTGGGTGTCGGTGGACAGACGGCCGGTGAACACCCACTCGTCCCGGTCACCGATCTGCACCCCGCCGGCCAGAATCGGATGCTCGATCCGGCCCAGCCCCGCCGCCGCCGCATCCACGATCCCGGTGCCAGGAGCCAGCCAATACCGCTCACGCTGGAACGCATACGTCGGCAGCGCCACCCGCCTGGCACCGGTACCGGCATAGAAAGCCGGCCAGTCCACCCCGACTCCGGCGATATGAGCCTGACCGAGGAACGCGGCGAAGGTCTCCGCCTCCGGACGCCGCGACCGCAGCGCCGCGATCAGCACACTGTCCTCATCGTCGTCCAGGCACTGACGGGCCATCGCCGTCAGCACCGCATCCGGCCCCAGTTCCAGATAACGGCGCACACCAAGACCATGCAGAGTCCGGATACCGTCAGCGAAACGAACGGCCTCGCGCACATGACGAACCCAGTACCCCGGATCCGTCACCTCCGACGAAACCAGCTCACCGGTCACGTTGCAGACGATGGGGATCCGCGGCTCGTTGAAACGCAGACCTTCCGCCACCCGCCGGAAATCCTCCAGCATCGGTTCCATGCACGGCGAGTGGAAAGCGTGGGACACCCGCAGCCGCGACGTCTTACGGCCCTCCCACCGCGGCAGCCACTCCTCCACAGCCCCCGCATCACCCGAAACAACCACAGCACGAGGACCATTGACCGCCGCGATCTCCACACGGCCCTCAAAACCGGCAAGGGACGCAGCCACCTCGTCCTCACCAGCCTGCACAGCCACCATCGCACCACCAGCCGGCAGCGCACCCATCAACCGGCCCCGCGCCACCACCAGCACACACGCATCCGCCAAAGACAGCACACCGGCCACATGCGCGGCAGCCAGCTCACCCACCGAGTGCCCGATCAGGTAGTCCGGCCGCACACCCAGCGACTCCACCAGCCGGAACAACGCCACCTCGACAGCGAAGAGCACCACCTGCGTGAACTGCGTCGCATCCAGCAGCCCCGCATCCTCCGAACCCTCCCCGGCACTGAGCAGTTCCCGCACCGAACGCCCCACCAGCGGATCCAGCTCCGCACACACCTCATCCAGAGCCTCGGCAAACCGCGGATACGACGCCGCCAACTCCACACCCATACGAGCCCGCTGCGCACCCTGACCCGTAAACAACACCGCCGTCTCGCCCGTCACCTGACGGCCCTCGACCACCCCGGCCGCAGGCTCACCACCCGCAAGCGCCTCCAGCCCCGCCAGCAAACCCGCACGATCACAAGCCACGACCACCGCACGCCGCTCCAGCAACGCACGCGACGACACCGACGAGAACCCGAGATCTGCAAGTCCCGGTTCGGGATCCGCAAGGAGGCGCTCGCGCAGGCGAGCGGCCTGCGCACGCAACGCCGCCGCGCTGCGCCCCGACACCAGCACCGGGACCGCGCCGACCGCTCGCTCCGCCGGAGCCTCCACCGGCGTCTCGACGGCCGGTGCCTCCTCCACGATCACATGCGCGTTCGTCCCGCTGATGCCGAACGAGGACACACCCACCCGACGCGGCCGATCCGAAGCCGGCCATTCCCGCGCCTCGGTGAGCAGCTCCACCTCACCCGAAGCCCAGTCCACGTGCGGCGACGGCTCATCCACATGCAGCGTGGCCGGCAGCTGCCCATGCCGCATCGCCATCACCATCTTGATCACACCCGCCACACCGGCAGCCGCCGAACTGTGGCCGATGTTGGACTTCACGGACCCCAGCCACAGCGGACCATCGGTCCGTTCGCGCCCATAGGTCGCCAACAGGGCCCGCGCCTCGATCGGGTCACCCAGCTTGGTCCCGGTGCCATGGCCTTCCACGGCATCCACGTCCGCCGGACTCAGGCCGGCGTTGGCCAGCGCTGCCCGGATCACCCGCTCCTGCGAAGGACCGTTCGGCGCCGTCAGACCATTGCTCGCACCATCCTGGTTGACCGCACTGCCCCGCACCACGGCCAGCACCTTGTGACCGTTGCGCCGCGCATCCGACAGCCGCTCCAGCACCAGCAGACCCAGACCGTCGGAGAACCCGGTCCCATCGGCGGCCCCCGCATAGGACTTGCACCGCCCATCCGGCGCGAGACCACGCTGCCGGCTGAACTCTGTCAGCAGGTACGGGCCTGCCATCAGCGTTACGCCGCCGACCAACGCCATCGAGCACTCCCCGCCCCGCAGTGCCTGCGAAGCCAGATGCAAGGCCACCAGCGAAGAGGAGCACGCGGTGTCCACCGACACCGCCGGGCCTTCGAGACCGAAGGTGTAGCTGAGCCGGCCCGACACCACGCTCGTCGTTGTGCCCGTCAGCCGGTAGCCCTCCAGTTCCGGCGAGTTCGCGCCGCCGTAGTCCGAAGTGACCGCACCGGTGAACACACCGGTGTCGCTGCCGCGCAGCGACGACGGATCGATGCCCGCGTCCTCGAATGCCTCCCAGGCGGCCTCCAGCACCAAGCGTTGCTGGGGGTCCATGGCCAGCGCCTCGCGCGGGCTGATGCCGAAGAACTCCGCGTCGAAGTCACCGGGCCGCTCCAGGAAGCCACCGGCCCGCGTGTACACCGTTCCGGAGCGGTCCGGGTCCGGGTCGTACAGCCGCTCCAGGTCCCAGCCGCGGTCGGTCGGCAGCCCCGATATTCCGTCGCGGCCGGCCGCCACCAGCTCCCACAGCTCGTCCGGCGAGGTCACGCCACCGGGATAGCGGCAGCTCATACCCACGATCGCCAACGGCTCGTCGGCCTCCGCCCGCCGCCGCGACGGGGCCGCGGGTCGCGGAGCCGCCGCGACCGCGCCGACCTCAGTGAGGATCAGCCGTGCGACGGCCACTGGGGTGGGGTGGTCGAAGATCAGGGTGGCGGGCAGCCGCACACCGGTGGCCTGGGTCAGGCCGTTGCGCAGCTCGACAGCGCCCAGCGAGTCGAAGCCGAGTTCCTTGAAGGCCCGATCGGCGCCGACCGCGGCGGCGGAAGCGTGTCCGAGGACGGCCGCGGCCTGCGTCTGCACCAGTTCCAGCACGATCTTCTCGCGGTCGGCCTCCGCCACTTCGGCCAGCCGCTTGGCGAGCGACCCGCCTCCTCTGGCACGGCTGGCCGGCACGGGCGCCAGCCCGCGCAGCAACGCCGGCAGCCTCCCGGCCCGCCCCTGCGCCCGCAGTGCGGCCGGCTCCAGCCGGACCGGCGCCAGCAGCGCCGCGTCCAGCCCCAGCGCCTGGTCGAACAGCTCCAGCCCGAGCTCGGCCGACAGCGCACCGACGCCCATCTGTTCCAGTCGTGCCAGATCGGCCTCGTCCAGCTCGCCCGCCATGCCGCCCGCCTCGGCCCACAGACCCCATGCCAGCGAGGTGGCCGGCAGGCCCGCCGCACGCCGCGTCGCCGCGATGGCGTCGAGGGTGGCGTTGGCCGCCGCGTAGTTGGCCTGACCGGGACTGCCGAT
Above is a genomic segment from Streptomyces fodineus containing:
- a CDS encoding type I polyketide synthase, with the protein product MTDEQKLRSYLRKVTTELRAASRRVRELEQHEAEPLAIVGMSCRYPGGVNSPEELWELVAAGRDAMSALPTDRGWDLERLLTGSDPDRLGTVSTDKGGFIEGAGDFDADFFGISPREALAIDPAQRLMLEAAWEAFEDAGIDPSSLRGSDTGVFTGAVTSDYGGAMLPELEGFRLTGTQGSVVSGRVAYTLGLEGPAVTVDTACSSSLVAMHLASQALWAGECSLALVGGVTVLAGPFLFVEFSRQRGLAPDGRCKSYAAAADGTGFSDGLGLLVLERLSDARRNGHKVLAVVRGSAVNQDGASNGLTAPNGPSQERVIRAALANAGLSPADVDAVEGHGTGTKLGDPIEARALLATYGRERTDGPLWLGSVKSNIGHTSAAAGVAGVIKMVMAMRHGQLPATLHVDEPSPHVDWASGEVELLTEAREWPSSGRPRRAGISSFGISGTNAHVIVEEAPAVETPVEAPADRTVGAVPVLVSARSAAALRAQADRLRERVLANMGLSSADVGLSLVSSRALLERRAVVVACDRAGLLAGLEALAGGEPAAGVVEGCQVAGKTAVLFTGQGAQRARMGVELAASYPRFAEALDEVCAELDPLVGRSVRELLSAGEGSEDAGLLDATQFTQVVLFAVEVALFRLVESLGVRPDYLIGHSVGELAAAHVAGVLSLADACVLVVARGRLMGALPAGGAMVAVQAGEDEVAASLAGFEGRVEIAAVNGPRAVVVSGDAGAVEEWLPRWEGRKTSRLRVSHAFHSPCMEPMLEDFRRVAEGLCFNEPRIPIVCNVTGELVSSEVTDPGYWVRHVREAVRFADGIRTLHGLGVRRYLELGPDAVLTAMARQCLDDDEDSVLIAALRSRRPEAETFAAFLGQAHIAGVGVDWPAFYAGTGARRVALPTYAFQRERYWLAPGTGIVDAAAAGLGRIEHPILAGGVQIGDRDEWVFTGRLSTDTQPWVSEHVLLGNIVVPGTALVELALAAGRQVDSPVLDELVLEAPLLLEDGAALQLQVTVGQADDDGRRNMAVYSRPETDAQDGEGDATCHARGVLTAVTEPVAAFPATWPPEGAEPLAIDALYDRLTDLGYDYGPVFQGVRAAWRVGDETYAEVELPDNTDGEAFGIHPALFDAALQSGVILLTDRDSSGHRMPFSWTGARIEQVGVSRLRVRAVATSDSSLRLDAADDSGAAVVSVRSIAVRPVEQAKLESAQRNKQNSLFQVDWAAVEAEDVSGPPRVAFLGTGDTDADNCYADLSALEQALTDGAAAPEVVVAAIETPFATEDMAGAARIVAVSVLELVQRWLASESLGEARLVVVTRNAVAVGDETPDVAQAPVWGLVRSAQSEHPDRFLLVDLDVDAPDWGALLAADAPQLALREGRMLAPRLGRADTAASHEVQPLDPEGTVLITGGTGGLGALFARHLAERHGAKHLLLVSRRGAAAEGVDELVTELEALGAQVRLAACDVSDGAQLAGLVEVLEQPLTAVVHAAGVLDDGVIESLTPERVARVMRPKVDAAWHLHELTAGMELSAFVLFSSVAALIGSPGQANYAAANATLDAIAATRRAAGLPATSLAWGLWAEAGGMAGELDEADLARLEQMGVGALSAELGLELFDQALGLDAALLAPVRLEPAALRAQGRAGRLPALLRGLAPVPASRARGGGSLAKRLAEVAEADREKIVLELVQTQAAAVLGHASAAAVGADRAFKELGFDSLGAVELRNGLTQATGVRLPATLIFDHPTPVAVARLILTEVGAVAAAPRPAAPSRRRAEADEPLAIVGMSCRYPGGVTSPDELWELVAAGRDGISGLPTDRGWDLERLYDPDPDRSGTVYTRAGGFLERPGDFDAEFFGISPREALAMDPQQRLVLEAAWEAFEDAGIDPSSLRGSDTGVFTGAVTSDYGGANSPELEGYRLTGTTTSVVSGRLSYTFGLEGPAVSVDTACSSSLVALHLASQALRGGECSMALVGGVTLMAGPYLLTEFSRQRGLAPDGRCKSYAGAADGTGFSDGLGLLVLERLSDARRNGHKVLAVVRGSAVNQDGASNGLTAPNGPSQERVIRAALANAGLSPADVDAVEGHGTGTKLGDPIEARALLATYGRERTDGPLWLGSVKSNIGHSSAAAGVAGVIKMVMAMRHGQLPATLHVDEPSPHVDWASGEVELLTEAREWPASDRPRRVGVSSFGISGTNAHVIVEEAPAVETPVEAPAERAVGAVPVLVSGRSAAALRAQAARLRERLLADPEPGLADLGFSSVSSRALLERRAVVVACDRAGLLAGLEALAGGEPAAGVVEGRQVTGETAVLFTGQGAQRARMGVELAASYPRFAEALDEVCAELDPLVGRSVRELLSAGEGSEDAGLLDATQFTQVVLFAVEVALFRLVESLGVRPDYLIGHSVGELAAAHVAGVLSLADACVLVVARGRLMGALPAGGAMVAVQAGEDEVAASLAGFEGRVEIAAVNGPRAVVVSGDAGAVEEWLPRWEGRKTSRLRVSHAFHSPCMEPMLEDFRRVAEGLRFNEPRIPIVCNVTGELVSSEVTDPGYWVRHVREAVRFADGIRTLHGLGVRRYLELGPDAVLTAMARQCLDDDEDSVLIAALRSRRPEAETFAAFLGQAHIAGVGVDWPAFYAGTGARRVALPTYAFQRERYWLAPGTGIVDAAAAGLGRIEHPILAGGVQIGDRDEWVFTGRLSTDTQPWVSEHVLLGNIVVPGTALVEMAVTAGREVGCPVLDELVLEAPLLLEDGVVRQVQVTVGELGDDGLREVAIYTRADAGVDDEQAEAVCHGRGRLAADADTAADEGAAAWPVEWPPVGAQPLPIDSLYSFLGDLGYDYGPVFQGVRTAWKSGRQTYAEVTFLEDVAVDGFGIHPALFDALLHSGILVVNRDDDGKPMPFSWGGVRIERRGISRLRVRAVATSDTSIRLDAVDESGAPVISVRSIVVRSVEQAQLEVARSGGQRSLYGLDWAAVAAGSRGAERVAMLGAVAGPGERYVDLSALEEAVEGGAAVPQMVVSAIESEAGAAESAQAAGRALELVQRWLASEPLADARLVVATRNAVAVGGEAPDLAQAAVWGLVHTAQSEHPGRFLVVDVAEGGEFDWASLADVDEPQLAVREGKLLAPRLTPASVSALAPTLDPDGAVLITGGTGGLGGLFAKHLAERHGAKHLLLVSRRGAAAEGADKLVAELEELGAQARVAACDVSDRAQLTDLFAALDRPLTAVVHAAGVLDDGVIESLTAEQIERVMRPKVDAAWHLHELTTGMELSAFVLFSSVAALIGSPGQANYSAANAALDALAARRRAEGLVGTSLAWGLWNDTAGMAEELDDADLARLERMGVRALSAELGLELFDQAIGSDAALLAPVRLDAGGLRTQARAGMLPALLRGLVRMPARRAESAEATLSQRLAGLSETERGKVVVQLVQAQVAAVLGHGSGAVIDPDRAFKEIGFDSLAAVELRNRLTQATGLRLPSTLVFDFPTPAAIARYLLSEVVPDDATATPRRSEDDEIRDLLASIPISHMRRAGLLDTLRGLAGGDLHEDETATSGGDSIDDMDAAELIRMAREGTA